The DNA segment GTTAAAACTGGAAACCGCTACCATAAAAACATAAAAACATAAAAATACCATGAAAGGAATAATATTGGCCGGTGGATCCGGCACGCGATTGCATCCATTGACTTTGGCCATGAGCAAACAAATGATGCCTGTTTATGACAAGCCCATGATTTATTATCCCTTGTCGACATTGATGTCGGCAGGAATCAACGAAATATTGATTATTTCGACACCCCACGATTTGCCTAATTTCAAAAAGCTTTTGGGAGACGGATCGACCATTGGTTGCCAGTTCAGTTATGCCGAACAAGCCATTCCCAACGGTTTGGCGCAAGCCTTCGTGATTGGGGAAGAATTTATCGGTAACGACAGCGTGGCCTTGGTTTTGGGTGACAATATTTTCTTTGGATCCAATATGGACGAGTTGTTGCAATCGAACACCCAACCCGAAGGCGGCGTTGTTTTTGCCTACCACGTTTCGGATCCGGAGCGTTACGGAGTCGTTGAATTTGATGAAAATTACAAGGCCTTGTCCATTGAAGAAAAACCATTGGAACCGAAATCCAATTATGCCGTTCCGGGATTGTATTTTTATGACAACTCGGTGGTTGAAATCGCCAAAAACATCAAGCCCAGTCCTCGCGGGGAATATGAAATTACCGATGTGAACAAGGTCTATCTTGAAAAAGGAGCCTTGAAAGTGGGAATCTTGAACAGGGGCACGGCCTGGTTGGATACGGGTACTTTTAATAGCCTGATGCAGGCGGGACAATTTGTTCAAGTCTTGGAAGAACGCCAAGGATTGAAGGTGGGCTGTATCGAAGAAATTGCTTGGCGACAAGGATTTATCAGCAGCGAACAACTAAAAGCCATAGCGGAACCTTTGCTCAAATCCGGTTATGGAGATTATCTTCTGCAGGTGCTGAAACAAAACAAGTAAAATTTTATCCCGGTTTTAGTCCGGGATTTTTTTGTTATTCTGTTAATTTTTCTTGCTGCCAGAAATGAAATGTTTTCGGGAAAATATTATGTTAATGTTAACAATAGGCGTGATGTTGTGCATATTGTCGATAAAAATGAAATGTTTTGTAAGAAAGAGTTTTTCTACACGAATAATTTGTATTTTTGTTTGCTTAAAAATTGTGTTATTTTTAGTAGGAATAGTTTTTTAATATCAAAACAGGATTTTAA comes from the Flavobacterium limnophilum genome and includes:
- the rfbA gene encoding glucose-1-phosphate thymidylyltransferase RfbA, producing the protein MKGIILAGGSGTRLHPLTLAMSKQMMPVYDKPMIYYPLSTLMSAGINEILIISTPHDLPNFKKLLGDGSTIGCQFSYAEQAIPNGLAQAFVIGEEFIGNDSVALVLGDNIFFGSNMDELLQSNTQPEGGVVFAYHVSDPERYGVVEFDENYKALSIEEKPLEPKSNYAVPGLYFYDNSVVEIAKNIKPSPRGEYEITDVNKVYLEKGALKVGILNRGTAWLDTGTFNSLMQAGQFVQVLEERQGLKVGCIEEIAWRQGFISSEQLKAIAEPLLKSGYGDYLLQVLKQNK